In Candidatus Hydrogenedentota bacterium, a genomic segment contains:
- a CDS encoding MFS transporter: protein MTATFTNEHRMWRNRILISTYLGYVGFYLTRKVFTLCKTSIVDELGWELSDTAHIWTAFLVAYMIGQFISSFVGRRWGARVLLLGGLGFSMVCNVIFGFANSYSTFLVFMIFNGLLQAAGWPACVGAVSEWIRVHERGRIIGIWTTHYMFGNILVKGLTALFLGISGLYLGMAGWRWAFFGCTAATSLTWWLLYFWQRNKPEDLGLEALVTSDEKEQQSIDASKEEKVSFADYLKLAFHPMVLIMGAGYFCVKFMRYALDSWLPAFLNTQGLCVSAASVYSLGFDLAGMGGCIASGYLLDRWFRGNWAALCLVLGMGTILGYLSVIYLGTSPLRIALSYCIVGFMLYGPDMLLSSAGAVEIAGAKNSVAVAGIVNGLGSIGPIVQEEVIGFFVRGDTAQGIGKTNSLTLGISVLMTFFMVPLYFRLRRLRRNIKQNQIAQG from the coding sequence ATGACCGCAACATTCACGAACGAACACCGCATGTGGCGCAATCGTATTCTGATTTCCACCTACCTGGGTTACGTAGGTTTTTATCTCACGCGCAAGGTCTTCACCTTATGTAAGACCTCCATTGTCGATGAGCTAGGATGGGAACTTTCCGATACTGCTCACATCTGGACCGCCTTCTTGGTTGCCTATATGATAGGTCAGTTCATCAGCAGTTTTGTAGGACGACGCTGGGGCGCCCGCGTACTGCTGCTCGGCGGACTGGGCTTTTCCATGGTCTGCAATGTTATTTTTGGCTTCGCCAATTCCTACAGCACCTTCCTCGTCTTTATGATTTTCAATGGCTTGCTCCAAGCCGCGGGTTGGCCTGCCTGCGTTGGCGCCGTTTCCGAATGGATACGCGTCCATGAGCGCGGCCGTATCATTGGCATTTGGACCACCCATTATATGTTCGGCAATATCTTAGTCAAGGGATTGACCGCGCTGTTTTTGGGAATAAGCGGGCTATACTTAGGAATGGCAGGCTGGCGTTGGGCCTTCTTTGGCTGCACCGCGGCGACCTCGCTTACGTGGTGGCTCCTCTATTTTTGGCAGCGTAACAAACCTGAAGATCTCGGCCTGGAAGCCTTGGTCACCTCCGACGAAAAAGAACAGCAGTCCATCGACGCATCCAAGGAAGAGAAAGTTTCTTTTGCAGATTATTTAAAACTAGCTTTCCATCCCATGGTACTCATCATGGGCGCAGGTTATTTCTGCGTCAAATTTATGCGCTATGCCCTCGATTCTTGGCTGCCCGCATTCCTGAATACCCAAGGATTGTGTGTGAGCGCAGCAAGTGTATACTCCCTCGGATTTGATCTCGCCGGAATGGGCGGCTGCATTGCTTCCGGATACTTGTTGGATCGGTGGTTCCGCGGCAACTGGGCAGCCCTTTGTCTCGTTTTGGGTATGGGGACTATCCTCGGATATCTCTCCGTCATCTACTTGGGCACCTCACCCTTGCGCATCGCATTGAGCTATTGTATTGTAGGCTTTATGCTCTATGGACCGGACATGCTCTTGAGCAGCGCCGGAGCCGTCGAGATTGCAGGAGCTAAAAATAGTGTCGCTGTAGCAGGCATTGTCAATGGACTCGGAAGCATCGGACCCATCGTACAAGAAGAGGTCATCGGCTTCTTTGTGCGCGGCGACACCGCCCAAGGCATCGGAAAAACAAACTCCCTCACCCTTGGCATCAGCGTACTCATGACCTTCTTCATGGTACCCTTATATTTCAGACTGCGGCGATTGCGGCGCAACATTAAACAAAACCAAATAGCACAAGGCTAA